Genomic window (Dehalococcoidia bacterium):
CCCCGCCTGTACCAGCCGCGCCTCGTCCTCGTCTCGTCCATTTCCTACGCGCGTTGAGAGAACGGTCGAAAAAGGCCTTTGTAGGGCGCCAGAACGACTCCAAAAGGGACCGCCGCCAATGACCTATCGTCGTACTCGTCGATGGAGGCGATTACCCGATCGCCTCACGCGGTGAACGGCAAACGACTTCAGCTCAAGCACCGGCACCGGAAGGTAAGGCAGGTCGTGCTCCCAGACGACCAAAAGATCGCAGCGGGAGAAGTCGTGGTGGTGGCGGAGAAAGTCCGAACTCCTAAACTCGGCCTCGGCGAACAGCTTCTTGCCGCCCCGTTCGAGCACGTAGTCGGGGAAAGACGCTCTGCTCTCGACGATGCGGTAGCCGAGACGGGCGGCCTCCTGGGCAAAGAGCTCCCTAACACTGATCTCCAACTTGGGAACGAAGCTGAACGTGGAGACTGCCTCACCCCGAATCAGCCCCATCAGTCCTCCTCCTCGAAGAGCCGGGCAAGAAAGCTTTCTTGCTGTCTTGCCCGGAAGTCCTCGATTATTAGGTCCAGCGCCGCCCGCATCACGTCGTTGCGGGTGAGCTTCTTCCCCCAGCGCACCTCCATCTCGTAGACGATGTCGCGGACAGCCTCCAGCTCCTCCTGGCTGTAGCGGAAGGTGTTGTGGATCCGGTGCTCGCGTTTAAGGAGCGACCGCAACTCTCGGAGGGCCGCCTCGTCCAAGCCTATCGACCATCCCGGCTCGGTCGCGGGAAAGCTGGCCTGCTGTTTGTCTTTGAGTATTGCTGTCTGTCTTGCAGTCTTGCTGTCTGGAAAGACACCCCGTTCGCGCTCTGACACAACTCCGTCGGGTTCTTCCTGTCGAAAGTCAGGTCGGGGCTCGACGTCTGGTTCTAGCTTGGGGTCGGTTGCCTGGCCCGAGGATGACTGAGACTGATCCCCAAAGAAGATGTCGGCGCCGCGCCCTTTGATTGAAAAACGACTGGTCATCCTGTAAGCTCCCTGGCGAGCGCCTGGTATGCCCGCGCCCCCTCATGCGAGGGGGAATAGTCGATGATGGAGAGGCCGGCCGCCGGCGCTTCCTTGAAGCGAACGCTCGCCTTCACAACCGACTTGAGGACCTTCTCGCCGAAGGCCCTGCGCACCTCGTCCATCACCTCCTGGCCGTGGAGCGTCCTGCCGTTGTACATAGTGATCAGGATGCCCGCCACAGCCAGTGCCGGGTTCAGCTTCGCCTTCACTTTCTCAATCGTGCGGAGCAGAGAGCCCAGTCCCCGCATCGCCATGTACTCGCACTGGAGCGGGATGAGAACCTCGCCTGCCGCCACCAGAGCGTTCACAGTGAGAAGACCCAGCGAAGGCGGGCAGTCGATGAGAATGAAGTCGTATCGTTGCGAGACGGGAGCCAGAGCGTCCGCCAGAATCCGTTCACGCCCCATCTCAGCGCTTAGTTCAAGCTCGGCGGCAGCGAGGTCAAGGTCGGCCGGAACGAGGTCGGGCCCGTTGTCGCCGGGACGGATCGCCTGGCCGAGAGGCGCCTGAGACAGCAGGACTTGATAGACGGTATTCGAAGGTTTGGCCTGGGGAGGGGCGAGACTAGCGGAGAGGGCAGCCTGCGGATCGAGGTCCACGAGCAACACCCTTTTGCCCTCCTTTTGAAGGGCGGAGCCGAGGTTCAGTACCGTTGTTGTTTTGCCGACGCCTCCCTTCTGATTCGCGACGGCTATGATTCGAGTCATATTGTAAAGTTAGATTAGCAGTTTGAGGAGCCCCTGTCAATGATGTATTTGACTGGATGTGTTATCGTGTGATATCATCATTGAACGAAGCGACGAGCGACAGGAGGTAGGCGGTCATGCGAAAGGTAGTCAAGCAGCTCAGACACGGCCAGATCACCATCCCCAAGGAATTGAGGGAGGCGATCGGGCTGGATGAGGACGACATGCTCTCGATCACGGTCGCCGGCGATAGGCTGGAGGTCGAGCCAGTGAAGGTGACCCCAAAGAGCAAAGGCTCGCCCTGGGCCCGTGATCTATACAAGGCGTTCGCGCCGGTCAGGGAGAGCCTCAAAGGCCGCTCGGAGGACGAGGTCAACGAGGCGATTGACGAGGCGCTAAGGGAGGCGAGGGAGACGAAGGAATGAGAGTCGTCCTCGACACGGTCGTCTTCGTGCGCGCCCTCATCAACCCACACGGGAAATGGGGGCGCCTTCTTTTCGAACTTTCCGACCGCTACGTCCTCGTCCTCTCGCCCGATATCATCAGGGAGATCATCTCTGTCCTCTACCGGCCGAGCCTTCGCCGGCGCTTTCCTCAGATGGCTGAGCCAGCTCCCCTCGCGCAGGTCCTCGCCATCCTGGAGCGCGCGGAGGTCGTCGAGCCCGCCGAGAAGCTGTCCGTGTGCCGCGACCCTAACGACGACAAGTTCTTCGAGTGCGCCCTCGAGGGCCGGGCCCTGTTTATCGTCAGCGAGGATAAGGATGTCCTGGGCGTCGGCGAATTCCTGGGCATAAAACCGGTGACGGCCGACCTTTTCCTCCAGTTGCTGCAAGGCTGACGCGAGTATCGCCGGCAGCCGTACGCCCCACCACCTGAAACAGATTCAAGGGGCCACACTAAGGGTCGCCGACCGACCTATCGCCTCGTCGCTCACTTCCCGAATAGGGCGCTTATCATGAGTCTGAGGCTGACGTATGCTACGACCGCGGCCAGGCCAAACAGCAATATCACCAGAGAGAGCCAAAGTAGCACACCCACGTCACATCCTCCTCGGCAATCATAGCACAGCCCGTCCGGCGCGCTGGCTCAGGCGCTGACACTAAGATGGGACTGGAGCGTCGCGACAGATGCAAGCCCATTCACGCTCTTCTAGCTGTTCTGCCTCCCTCAAGATTTCCTCCCAAGGGGCAATCCTGAGGTTCAGCTTACGGGCCAACTCGATCATCACGAACGCGCAGAAGATCTCGCTCTGGCGGTGAAGCTTCTCCTGGAGTCGGGCGTGCTGCACTTCATGGGCCGCGATTAGCTTGAGACCGATGAAACGGTTCGGCACCCCGATTCCCCAGCTCTCGCGCATCGGGCGCTTCAGTATGATCTTCTCGTTCGTATCCAGCAGCATTGGCCATGGAAATGGTGGGACGTGCAAGGTAATGAGATCCCTGTATTCGTACCCCTTGTCGTTGGCACCGAGGACGTATTTCACTCCTTTTGGCGATATGAGAAAACGCGAGCTTGCGTCCGGGTAGAAGGTTCCATGAAAGTCCCGCCTCTTCCAGGAGTTCTTGACTTTGACGGCGACGGGGAGGTCATCGGGCTGCTCCAATTCATGCAGCATTTCCTCGATGTAATCGTCTATTGTGTCCGTCGTGTTGCGCACCAGTCTCATGGCCTATGATCCCGACGCTAGCGGAGTAGTTTGGTGAACTGGTTCGGGTAGTGCTTGTCGAAAGCCGGCAGGTTTTCGTGTAGCAGCGCCTCTGTAAACGCCGCTATCACGGGCGACAGGCGGGTTGGGCCGGCGCTCCCCGTACTCTCGATGATCTTCGCCTCGGGTGGCAGGCGCGATTGTTTGAGAAACTCCGTGTAGTCTCGACTGCCAAATGCGTAAACCGCCCAGTCAGGGTGGCGCTGGACGATGTGTTCGCATATCCGCCTCAACGATGGCTGCCACAGTCTGCCCGTGTAGGGTATTCTGTTTTGTCTGGCGATTTGATAGCTAAACGTGGCCTGATAGCAGCGAGCCGACTCCGAGGCGGCCAAAATTCCGTACCCGCCGGAGAGAAAGAACCATCTTATTGGTTTGGTTTCCTCCAGCAGGACTTGCCTCAATGGAGCATAGAATTGCTGATATATTCCGCCGTATGCACGTCCGGTTTGAACGTAGAGGTCAAAGGCATAGGTTTCAGAAGTGCCCAGTTTCGCTTCTGGCTTCGACAATATGACCTCTCTCGTTCTGCGAAGCTCTCGAAGTAGCGAGGGGTCACTGATGTAGTCTTCAGGCTCAGTTCGTTTCGCGCCAACGGCGACGGAATCATTTTTAGCGGCGGTGCAACTGCTGAATATCAAGGTGCCTTTCATAGTATCCCTCCCTGGCCTAGAACTTCTCTCGAGAGGCTCGGGCCAGATTCTGAAAGCGCTCTAGCTGATCGCGGTTCATGGCTGGACCTCCCACTCCCTGGCTATTCCAAAGTCCTGACGATGCCACCTTCTCGCTGTAGGCGAAATGCCCTAGCCAAGAGGTGGATGGCCGACATACCGGGCACGCGACCAGGGTAGCGATAAGAAGATCCTCTAACTCATTCCGTTCTCGCCGGTCTTCGACCATCACGCAGCGAAACCGGAACGACATTCGCAGCAGCGCCGAGACATCCGCCTCCAGTTGCTGGCACTCGGGGCATGTCTTGGCGTTTTGGAGCTCCCAATGACCCTTGCCGGGCGCGGGGGCAAGGCAAGGACAGTCAGGGTCCCGCCGCCTCAGAAGAGCGCCACCGAGGTACTTGCGAAACACGCTGCCATTCTTTCGGCCGGAGAAGTGCTGCGCCAGACGCTTGCGGAGGGACCCATCGCTGCAGGGGTGGTTCCCCACCCGTACTACCCGCCCGCCCGGTGCATGTCCGCTCGTCTCCCCGTTCTCGTAGAAGAAGTAGAGTCCATCGCCGAACGGCACATCTGCCGGGGATGCCAGAAGCGGGAGACGTGCCAGCACAGAATGAATCTGATGACATGCATCTTCGGCGGAGAGGCTATTCCGCCCACCGTCCTCAAGCATTCCTGTCTCCTCCGTTCTTGCCGTCTTCCATTTCGCAGAGCCCGGCGACCAAGTTACCACTGAACGTTGTCCGTGTCACATCGGCGCCAGGTGCAATTGACAGGGAGACATTCGTTGAGCCGAGGGCGCAGGAGATAAGCAGACCCCTGTTCGGCAAGGTCATCCAACAGGTCGAAAACTAAGATCCAACCCAGAGGGCTCGCACCAAAGAAAGGGGGGACGCCAAGATGGAAGTCCCCCCGTACACTAGATTCCCCTGATCGACCTCAGCATCGCCGCAAGCTTCTTCGGCAACTCTTTGGACTCGCAGGCAATAAGCCTGTCCTGACCAAAGATCTCTGACATGGCCTGCTTCGTCGCATCATCCGGGTCGAGCAGGATCCCGATCACGTCAACCTTCCCCCTCAGCATAAGGCAAAGCCGCTTCGCTTCCTCGCCATCGTTGGGGTACCCATCATGCAGGACGACTATCAGCCGTACAGCGGCGGGTGACTGCAGAAGGCCTTCGCTGTGCCGCCTTATGGCGACGGCGATATCCTCCCAGCCGGCCTTCGCGGGCACCATGCCGGCGATCAGCGCCTTGCCTCTCTCTCCGGAGCCGTTTTCCGCGAGAACAGTCTGCTGTGGGGTGACGGCGACCTGA
Coding sequences:
- a CDS encoding putative toxin-antitoxin system toxin component, PIN family encodes the protein MRVVLDTVVFVRALINPHGKWGRLLFELSDRYVLVLSPDIIREIISVLYRPSLRRRFPQMAEPAPLAQVLAILERAEVVEPAEKLSVCRDPNDDKFFECALEGRALFIVSEDKDVLGVGEFLGIKPVTADLFLQLLQG
- a CDS encoding AbrB/MazE/SpoVT family DNA-binding domain-containing protein, which translates into the protein MRKVVKQLRHGQITIPKELREAIGLDEDDMLSITVAGDRLEVEPVKVTPKSKGSPWARDLYKAFAPVRESLKGRSEDEVNEAIDEALREARETKE
- a CDS encoding ParA family protein, producing the protein MTRIIAVANQKGGVGKTTTVLNLGSALQKEGKRVLLVDLDPQAALSASLAPPQAKPSNTVYQVLLSQAPLGQAIRPGDNGPDLVPADLDLAAAELELSAEMGRERILADALAPVSQRYDFILIDCPPSLGLLTVNALVAAGEVLIPLQCEYMAMRGLGSLLRTIEKVKAKLNPALAVAGILITMYNGRTLHGQEVMDEVRRAFGEKVLKSVVKASVRFKEAPAAGLSIIDYSPSHEGARAYQALARELTG